From Halomicrobium salinisoli, the proteins below share one genomic window:
- a CDS encoding FUN14 domain-containing protein yields the protein MEAFALQLDGFGARQLGLEIGGGAAVGGIIGFAAKKVAKLIAVIVGLQLALFKFLETRGILQVNWDALTGAAGNATQTAGGAANTPPSWITSLLSALPVSAGFTGGFLVGFRKG from the coding sequence ATGGAAGCGTTCGCGTTACAACTCGACGGATTCGGGGCGCGGCAGCTCGGCCTCGAGATCGGGGGCGGTGCCGCGGTCGGTGGGATCATCGGCTTCGCCGCGAAGAAGGTCGCCAAACTGATCGCCGTCATCGTCGGCCTCCAGCTGGCGCTGTTCAAGTTTCTGGAAACGCGCGGGATCCTGCAGGTGAACTGGGACGCGCTGACCGGGGCCGCCGGCAACGCCACGCAGACCGCCGGCGGCGCTGCGAACACGCCGCCCTCCTGGATCACGAGCCTCCTGTCGGCGCTGCCGGTCAGCGCCGGCTTCACCGGCGGCTTCCTGGTCGGCTTCCGGAAGGGATAA